The following proteins are encoded in a genomic region of Sparus aurata chromosome 11, fSpaAur1.1, whole genome shotgun sequence:
- the kank4 gene encoding KN motif and ankyrin repeat domain-containing protein 4 isoform X1, with amino-acid sequence MDKKSANGFQTKASEGGVQRKQLPYSVETPYGFHLDLDFLKYVDDIEKGNTIKRVHIQRRVKGPPKFSTLPRNFSLPGHGARPAPKEKDSTWSGTSTLGPKPKSRVTEVQQIFDFRASEGGTSSQSSRAATSQGTGYFPAKPRDEMGAGARDGEEKSIGVQSRPNLLRASSMPITLQQRKGSDSSSPDRTVGTPESGSTENMFRASPDITERRCVPQDRTGLHQQITVALKRVRELEEQVKTIPELKAQICSLREEREKLLLQLQAQVQAQVSTKSSTILPSPVSGTHAKPQGHRPPGGLNLALMTHPTGGLASEVMPAKLVTGNEKQILTDKSRVLQKETEINQESLKSSLAHGEMGGLSDNESQRQTEPSEKSDKQKEKLESPLEHAVQKLSQNIAGQELTPLTVAIKDAATSSILDVNAAKVGQPVDPDNMHKLQVKLQELEDKLTQASGELDRTNSLLKEQLEENKVKEQKILELSEGVRVEVCTTEAHNRPRRESIDTGTETERLDVANQETETESPGTIDQGTDTDRICIEVCAPRPRTGSLDQGTATDEVDPREQLTEMGAEAPAVSPPRPRANSMERGTVTERIATQDQMTETPVAERVNQVTETEGETVTDHPQRPRASSVDRGTETERVDTVDRVTETEAAQRTDQQTETEINRRLDNNPARGVDAGSQMRESTGDENLEDVAPVASERVEDIAPVVSERVEDKEACKIIPRDSEGGESVVVKVVTESQTAVEQSVVSDIVSQEAGHTSPPAAESKTETKTDSETKENVPPKSEVTETVETEQIALETVEKKQKEEGEIVCATIKETVVTDMVVITTESAAVKTIVPVRPQRGRKLSAEQAQPSPPQLQAAPVRPRRGSSETQAEQSQPQTKTQPQAQVQGPSQPEAQTPTKPSEPQIKHQAPLPSQFEDHTPAKTPPAESSEKQSKSPPRTETQGQVQAQTRPKSIQTQAQPQTTAPRRDSKELKASQKGSSVSQTPRRGSGEAQARITRQGTSDTQPQSQGSRRSSTEAKPPHKNDGDTQSLRRGSSETAQRRGSSEAQASRRESGETPQTRRGSSESPTSPAALGQVVTRLTGLLGEQWAQLGSSSGTQQTANQQETPSTQKQTAGKRAEAGKGAVAKPAGKATPAATTGKPAGKPGPSKMSSIQSQLVSSLSVLSAFYSPGQKAAAASKQQEQAGLKSIMKKNGAADKQGNKGAKKNLKFVGVNGGYETTSSEESSGDEKPKIEVEEEDSSEPEVEKEKETEPQPEEKPEEAAESQQKDEEVSAEGEGGAAAAEKEVERGLLDPEISQELLEQQAEGEKVDKKFIDACLYVKDRMEEVSSPDKEMRQVLVVLYQEWFRVSSQKDSQADTVRLYLRQVGLTTPTLLPYVVNLTDGNGNMALHYSVSHSNFPVVKLLLDTGLCETDNVNKAGYTPVMLAALTAAETPDDLEVIQQLLKLGDINACSRQAGQTALMLAVSHGRVAMVKLLLSCGSDVNAQDREGSTALMGACEHGHTHIVRLLLETGRCDLSLTDKNGQTAQAVADGASHQDIVDLLKAHAESRISEPSSSTDLL; translated from the exons ATGGACAAGAAAAGTG CCAATGGCTTTCAGACCAAGGCCAGTGAGGGCGGTGTTCAGAGGAAGCAGCTGCCCTACTCAGTGGAAACTCCCTATGGCTTCCACCTGGACCTGGACTTCCTCAAGTATGTCGACGATATTGAGAAAGGCAATACCATCAAAAGGGTCCACATTCAGCGCAGGGTCAAGGGCCCACCTAAATTCAGCACTCTGCCCAGAAATTTCAGTCTTCCAGGGCATGGAGCTAGGCCGGCCCCAAAGGAAAAGGACAGCACATGGTCTGGGACATCTACCCTGGGGCCCAAGCCTAAATCACGGGTGACAGAAGTCCAACAGATATTTGACTTCAGGGCAAGTGAAGGGGGAACTTCCAGCCAGAGCAGCAGGGCGGCAACCAGTCAGGGAACTGGCTATTTTCCAGCTAAGCCCAGAGATGAGATGGGAGCTGGGGCTCGGGATGGTGAAGAGAAATCTATCGGGGTTCAAAGTCGGCCGAACCTGCTGCGAGCATCAAGCATGCCCATCACCCTACAACAGCGGAAAGGTTCTGATTCAAGTAGTCCAGACCGTACTGTGGGAACACCGGAGAGTGGGTCGACAGAGAACATGTTCCGTGCTTCACCAGACATAACAGAGAGACGGTGTGTTCCCCAGGATCGGACAGGGCTTCACCAGCAGATCACGGTGGCATTAAAGCGTGTCCGAGAGCTAGAAGAGCAGGTCAAAACCATCCCAGAACTTAAGGCTCAGATCTGCTCACTAAGAGAAGAGCGGGAGAAACTACTGCTTCAGCTCCAAGCCCAGGTCCAAGCACAGGTTTCCACAAAATCCTCCACTATATTACCAAGTCCTGTTTCTGGGACACATGCTAAGCCACAAGGACATAGACCTCCAGGAGGACTCAACTTAGCTCTGATGACTCACCCTACTGGAGGTTTAGCTTCAGAAGTCATGCCAGCAAAGCTGGTAACAGGGAATGAGAAACAAATTCTGACAGACAAAAGTAGAGTTTtacaaaaagagacagagataaaTCAGGAATCTCTTAAGAGTTCCTTGGCACATGGAGAAATGGGTGGGTTGTCAGACAATGaatcacaaagacaaacagagccGTCAGAAAAATCAgataaacaaaaagagaaattagAGAGTCCACTGGAGCATGCGGTTCAGAAGTTATCACAGAACATTGCAGGGCAAGAATTAACACCACTTACGGTGGCTATAAAAGATGCAGCAACTAGCAGTATTCTAGATGTTAATGCAGCAAAAGTAGGACAACCTGTAGATCCAGACAATATGCATAAGCTACAGGTGAAGCTTCAGGAACTGGAGGATAAACTTACCCAAGCTAGTGGTGAGCTGGATAGAACTAATTCTCTTTTGAAAGAACAATTAGAGGAGAATAAGGTAAAAGAGCAGAAAATACTGGAACTGAGTGAgggagtgagagtggaggtctGCACTACAGAAGCACACAACAGGCCAAGAAGAGAGAGTATCGACacagggacagagacagagaggttaGATGTTGCCAAccaagagacagagacagaatcGCCTGGTACAATAGACCAGGGAACAGACACAGATAGAATCTGTATTGAAGTGTGTGCACCCAGACCCAGGACTGGAAGTTTAGATCAAGGGACGGCGACGGATGAGGTTGACCCACGTGAACAGTTGACAGAGATGGGGGCAGAAGCACCTGCTGTCAGCCCACCAAGACCCAGAGCCAACAGCATGGAACGGGGCACAGTAACCGAGAGGATCGCCACTCAGGATCAGATGACCGAGACGCCCGTAGCGGAAAGGGTAAACCAAGTcacagaaacagagggagagacggtGACAGACCATCCGCAGAGGCCGAGGGCAAGCAGCGTGGACcgagggacagagacagagagagtggacACTGTGGACAgggtgacagagacagaggcagcACAGAGGACAGACCAGCAGACTGAGACAGAGATAAACAGACGCCTCGATAACAATCCAGCCAGAGGTGTCGACGCAGGGAGTCAAATGAGAGAAAGCACAGGCGATGAAAATTTAGAGGATGTAGCTCCTGTGGCCAGTGAAAGAGTGGAAGATATAGCTCCTGTGGTCAGTGAAAGAGTGGAAGATAAGGAAGCATGCAAAATAATTCCAAGAGATAGTGAAGGTGGTGAAAGCGTGGTTGTGAAAGTTGTCACAGAGAGTCAAACTGCAGTTGAACAAAGTGTAGTTTCAGATATTGTAAGCCAGGAGGCAGGCCACACCAGTCCACCTGCTGCAGAATCTAAGACGGAAACAAAGACTGATTCAGAAACAAAAGAGAATGTACCTCCAAAGAGTGAAGTTACAGAAACTGTTGAAACAGAGCAGATTGCACTGGAGACTGtagagaagaaacaaaaggaagaaggCGAGATTGTTTGTGCAACAATCAAAGAAACTGTGGTGACTGACATGGTTGTAATAACAACAGAGAGCGCAGCTGTGAAGACTATAGTTCCTGTAAGACCTCAGAGAGGCCGAAAGCTCTCAGCAGAGCAGGCACAGCCATCCCCTCCTCAACTTCAGGCTGCCCCCGTGCGGCCTCGAAGGGGATCCAGTGAAACTCAAGCTGAGCAGTCCCAGCCCCAGACAAAAACCCAGCCCCAAGCACAGGTGCAGGGTCCATCTCAGCCTGAGGCCCAAACCCCAACAAAGCCCTCTGAACCGCAGATAAAACATCAAGCCCCATTGCCCTCTCAGTTTGAGGACCATACCCCAGCAAAGACACCTCCTGCAGAGTCCAGTGAGAAACAATCAAAATCACCACCTCGGACTGAGACCCAGGGCCAAGTCCAAGCCCAAACACGGCCCAAATCAATTCAAACCCAGGCTCAGCCTCAAACCACTGCACCTAGACGCGACTCCAAAGAGCTGAAAGCATCACAGAAGGGATCTAGTGTATCACAAACTCCTCGACGTGGATCAGGAGAAGCCCAGGCCCGCATAACTCGCCAGGGGACATCTGACACCCAACCTCAGTCTCAGGGCTCTCGTAGAAGTTCCACTGAGGCTAAACCTCCTCACAAAAATGACGGCGATACCCAATCACTGCGCAGAGGCTCTAGTGAAACAGCCCAGCGCCGTGGATCAAGTGAAGCCCAAGCATCACGTCGGGAAAGTGGCGAGACCCCTCAAACTCGCAGAGGCTCCAGTGAGTCACCAACATCACCGGCGGCTTTGGGCCAAGTCGTAACCCGTTTAACAGGGCTTCTGGGGGAGCAGTGGGCCCAGCTGGGGAGCAGCTCTGGAACTCAACAGACGGCCAACCAGCAGGAGACCCCcagcacacagaaacaaacgGCAGGGAAAAGAGCAGAGGCAGGCAAAGGAGCGGTAGCCAAGCCGGCGGGGAAGGCAACCCCTGCAGCAACAACAGGCAAACCAGCAGGGAAGCCTGGTCCTTCCAAAATGAGCTCTATTCAAAGTCAACTGGTCAGCTCCCTCAGTGTCCTGTCTGCCTTCTACTCACCAGGACAgaaggctgctgctgccagcaAACAGCAAGAACAAG cAGGTCTCAAATCTATTATGAAGAAAAATGGTGCTGCCGACAAGCAGGGAAACAAAGGAGCCAAGAAAAACCTCAAGTTTGTTGGGGTGAATGGAGG GTATGAGACGACATCCAGCGAAGAGTCCAGTGGAGATGAGAAGCCGAAGatagaggtggaggaggaagacagcTCAGAACCAGAGGTAGAGAAGGAAAAGGAGACGGAGCCTCAGCCAGAAGAGAAGCctgaggaggcagcagagagccAGCAGAAGGATGAAGAGGTCTCGGCTGAGGGGGAAGGaggtgctgcagctgcagagaagGAGGTTGAAAGAGGCCTGCTGGATCCGGAGATCAGCCAGGAGCTCCTGGAGCAACAGGCTGAAGG GGAGAAAGTTGACAAGAAGTTTATAGACGCCTGCCTTTATGTAAAAGACCGCATGGAAGAAGTTTCATCCCCGGACAAAGAAATG cGTCAGGTGTTAGTGGTGCTCTACCAGGAGTGGTTCAGAGTCTCCAGTCAAAAGGACTCGCAGGCCGATACTGTCCGATTATACCTCCGCCAAGTTGGCTTGACCACGCCCACTCTCCTGCCATACGTAGTGAACCTGACAGACGGCAATGGGAATATGGCCCTGCACTACAGTGTGTCGCATTCAAACTTCCCTGtggtcaaactgctgctggatACCG GGCTATGTGAGACGGACAATGTGAACAAGGCAGGCTATACTCCAGTGATGCTCGCTGCGCTGACGGCCGCTGAGACCCCCGATGATCTGGAGGTGATCCAACAACTGTTGAAACTGGGTGACATCAATGCATGCTCCAGACAG GCGGGCCAGACGGCACTCATGCTCGCGGTGAGCCACGGCCGCGTTGCCATGGTGAAGCTGCTCCTGAGCTGCGGCTCGGATGTAAATGCCCAGGACCGCGAGGGCTCCACGGCGCTGATGGGTGCCTGCgaacacggacacacacacatcgttcGTCTGCTGCTGGAGACAGGTCGCTGTGACCTCAGCCTCACGGATAAG aatggacaaacagCACAGGCGGTGGCGGATGGAGCCTCCCACCAAGACATAGTTGACCTCCTGAAGGCCCACGCTGAGTCCAGAATCTCTGAGCCCTCGTCTAGCACAGACCTCCTCTGA
- the kank4 gene encoding KN motif and ankyrin repeat domain-containing protein 4 isoform X3: MDKKSANGFQTKASEGGVQRKQLPYSVETPYGFHLDLDFLKYVDDIEKGNTIKRVHIQRRVKGPPKFSTLPRNFSLPGHGARPAPKEKDSTWSGTSTLGPKPKSRVTEVQQIFDFRASEGGTSSQSSRAATSQGTGYFPAKPRDEMGAGARDGEEKSIGVQSRPNLLRASSMPITLQQRKGSDSSSPDRTVGTPESGSTENMFRASPDITERRCVPQDRTGLHQQITVALKRVRELEEQVKTIPELKAQICSLREEREKLLLQLQAQVQAQVSTKSSTILPSPVSGTHAKPQGHRPPGGLNLALMTHPTGGLASEVMPAKLVTGNEKQILTDKSRVLQKETEINQESLKSSLAHGEMGGLSDNESQRQTEPSEKSDKQKEKLESPLEHAVQKLSQNIAGQELTPLTVAIKDAATSSILDVNAAKVGQPVDPDNMHKLQVKLQELEDKLTQASGELDRTNSLLKEQLEENKVKEQKILELSEGVRVEVCTTEAHNRPRRESIDTGTETERLDVANQETETESPGTIDQGTDTDRICIEVCAPRPRTGSLDQGTATDEVDPREQLTEMGAEAPAVSPPRPRANSMERGTVTERIATQDQMTETPVAERVNQVTETEGETVTDHPQRPRASSVDRGTETERVDTVDRVTETEAAQRTDQQTETEINRRLDNNPARGVDAGSQMRESTGDENLEDVAPVASERVEDIAPVVSERVEDKEACKIIPRDSEGGESVVVKVVTESQTAVEQSVVSDIVSQEAGHTSPPAAESKTETKTDSETKENVPPKSEVTETVETEQIALETVEKKQKEEGEIVCATIKETVVTDMVVITTESAAVKTIVPVRPQRGRKLSAEQAQPSPPQLQAAPVRPRRGSSETQAEQSQPQTKTQPQAQVQGPSQPEAQTPTKPSEPQIKHQAPLPSQFEDHTPAKTPPAESSEKQSKSPPRTETQGQVQAQTRPKSIQTQAQPQTTAPRRDSKELKASQKGSSVSQTPRRGSGEAQARITRQGTSDTQPQSQGSRRSSTEAKPPHKNDGDTQSLRRGSSETAQRRGSSEAQASRRESGETPQTRRGSSESPTSPAALGQVVTRLTGLLGEQWAQLGSSSGTQQTANQQETPSTQKQTAGKRAEAGKGAVAKPAGKATPAATTGKPAGKPGPSKMSSIQSQLVSSLSVLSAFYSPGQKAAAASKQQEQAGLKSIMKKNGAADKQGNKGAKKNLKFVGVNGGYETTSSEESSGDEKPKIEVEEEDSSEPEVEKEKETEPQPEEKPEEAAESQQKDEEVSAEGEGGAAAAEKEVERGLLDPEISQELLEQQAEGEKVDKKFIDACLYVKDRMEEVSSPDKEMRQVLVVLYQEWFRVSSQKDSQADTVRLYLRQVGLTTPTLLPYVVNLTDGNGNMALHYSVSHSNFPVVKLLLDTGLCETDNVNKAGYTPVMLAALTAAETPDDLEAGQTALMLAVSHGRVAMVKLLLSCGSDVNAQDREGSTALMGACEHGHTHIVRLLLETGRCDLSLTDKNGQTAQAVADGASHQDIVDLLKAHAESRISEPSSSTDLL, encoded by the exons ATGGACAAGAAAAGTG CCAATGGCTTTCAGACCAAGGCCAGTGAGGGCGGTGTTCAGAGGAAGCAGCTGCCCTACTCAGTGGAAACTCCCTATGGCTTCCACCTGGACCTGGACTTCCTCAAGTATGTCGACGATATTGAGAAAGGCAATACCATCAAAAGGGTCCACATTCAGCGCAGGGTCAAGGGCCCACCTAAATTCAGCACTCTGCCCAGAAATTTCAGTCTTCCAGGGCATGGAGCTAGGCCGGCCCCAAAGGAAAAGGACAGCACATGGTCTGGGACATCTACCCTGGGGCCCAAGCCTAAATCACGGGTGACAGAAGTCCAACAGATATTTGACTTCAGGGCAAGTGAAGGGGGAACTTCCAGCCAGAGCAGCAGGGCGGCAACCAGTCAGGGAACTGGCTATTTTCCAGCTAAGCCCAGAGATGAGATGGGAGCTGGGGCTCGGGATGGTGAAGAGAAATCTATCGGGGTTCAAAGTCGGCCGAACCTGCTGCGAGCATCAAGCATGCCCATCACCCTACAACAGCGGAAAGGTTCTGATTCAAGTAGTCCAGACCGTACTGTGGGAACACCGGAGAGTGGGTCGACAGAGAACATGTTCCGTGCTTCACCAGACATAACAGAGAGACGGTGTGTTCCCCAGGATCGGACAGGGCTTCACCAGCAGATCACGGTGGCATTAAAGCGTGTCCGAGAGCTAGAAGAGCAGGTCAAAACCATCCCAGAACTTAAGGCTCAGATCTGCTCACTAAGAGAAGAGCGGGAGAAACTACTGCTTCAGCTCCAAGCCCAGGTCCAAGCACAGGTTTCCACAAAATCCTCCACTATATTACCAAGTCCTGTTTCTGGGACACATGCTAAGCCACAAGGACATAGACCTCCAGGAGGACTCAACTTAGCTCTGATGACTCACCCTACTGGAGGTTTAGCTTCAGAAGTCATGCCAGCAAAGCTGGTAACAGGGAATGAGAAACAAATTCTGACAGACAAAAGTAGAGTTTtacaaaaagagacagagataaaTCAGGAATCTCTTAAGAGTTCCTTGGCACATGGAGAAATGGGTGGGTTGTCAGACAATGaatcacaaagacaaacagagccGTCAGAAAAATCAgataaacaaaaagagaaattagAGAGTCCACTGGAGCATGCGGTTCAGAAGTTATCACAGAACATTGCAGGGCAAGAATTAACACCACTTACGGTGGCTATAAAAGATGCAGCAACTAGCAGTATTCTAGATGTTAATGCAGCAAAAGTAGGACAACCTGTAGATCCAGACAATATGCATAAGCTACAGGTGAAGCTTCAGGAACTGGAGGATAAACTTACCCAAGCTAGTGGTGAGCTGGATAGAACTAATTCTCTTTTGAAAGAACAATTAGAGGAGAATAAGGTAAAAGAGCAGAAAATACTGGAACTGAGTGAgggagtgagagtggaggtctGCACTACAGAAGCACACAACAGGCCAAGAAGAGAGAGTATCGACacagggacagagacagagaggttaGATGTTGCCAAccaagagacagagacagaatcGCCTGGTACAATAGACCAGGGAACAGACACAGATAGAATCTGTATTGAAGTGTGTGCACCCAGACCCAGGACTGGAAGTTTAGATCAAGGGACGGCGACGGATGAGGTTGACCCACGTGAACAGTTGACAGAGATGGGGGCAGAAGCACCTGCTGTCAGCCCACCAAGACCCAGAGCCAACAGCATGGAACGGGGCACAGTAACCGAGAGGATCGCCACTCAGGATCAGATGACCGAGACGCCCGTAGCGGAAAGGGTAAACCAAGTcacagaaacagagggagagacggtGACAGACCATCCGCAGAGGCCGAGGGCAAGCAGCGTGGACcgagggacagagacagagagagtggacACTGTGGACAgggtgacagagacagaggcagcACAGAGGACAGACCAGCAGACTGAGACAGAGATAAACAGACGCCTCGATAACAATCCAGCCAGAGGTGTCGACGCAGGGAGTCAAATGAGAGAAAGCACAGGCGATGAAAATTTAGAGGATGTAGCTCCTGTGGCCAGTGAAAGAGTGGAAGATATAGCTCCTGTGGTCAGTGAAAGAGTGGAAGATAAGGAAGCATGCAAAATAATTCCAAGAGATAGTGAAGGTGGTGAAAGCGTGGTTGTGAAAGTTGTCACAGAGAGTCAAACTGCAGTTGAACAAAGTGTAGTTTCAGATATTGTAAGCCAGGAGGCAGGCCACACCAGTCCACCTGCTGCAGAATCTAAGACGGAAACAAAGACTGATTCAGAAACAAAAGAGAATGTACCTCCAAAGAGTGAAGTTACAGAAACTGTTGAAACAGAGCAGATTGCACTGGAGACTGtagagaagaaacaaaaggaagaaggCGAGATTGTTTGTGCAACAATCAAAGAAACTGTGGTGACTGACATGGTTGTAATAACAACAGAGAGCGCAGCTGTGAAGACTATAGTTCCTGTAAGACCTCAGAGAGGCCGAAAGCTCTCAGCAGAGCAGGCACAGCCATCCCCTCCTCAACTTCAGGCTGCCCCCGTGCGGCCTCGAAGGGGATCCAGTGAAACTCAAGCTGAGCAGTCCCAGCCCCAGACAAAAACCCAGCCCCAAGCACAGGTGCAGGGTCCATCTCAGCCTGAGGCCCAAACCCCAACAAAGCCCTCTGAACCGCAGATAAAACATCAAGCCCCATTGCCCTCTCAGTTTGAGGACCATACCCCAGCAAAGACACCTCCTGCAGAGTCCAGTGAGAAACAATCAAAATCACCACCTCGGACTGAGACCCAGGGCCAAGTCCAAGCCCAAACACGGCCCAAATCAATTCAAACCCAGGCTCAGCCTCAAACCACTGCACCTAGACGCGACTCCAAAGAGCTGAAAGCATCACAGAAGGGATCTAGTGTATCACAAACTCCTCGACGTGGATCAGGAGAAGCCCAGGCCCGCATAACTCGCCAGGGGACATCTGACACCCAACCTCAGTCTCAGGGCTCTCGTAGAAGTTCCACTGAGGCTAAACCTCCTCACAAAAATGACGGCGATACCCAATCACTGCGCAGAGGCTCTAGTGAAACAGCCCAGCGCCGTGGATCAAGTGAAGCCCAAGCATCACGTCGGGAAAGTGGCGAGACCCCTCAAACTCGCAGAGGCTCCAGTGAGTCACCAACATCACCGGCGGCTTTGGGCCAAGTCGTAACCCGTTTAACAGGGCTTCTGGGGGAGCAGTGGGCCCAGCTGGGGAGCAGCTCTGGAACTCAACAGACGGCCAACCAGCAGGAGACCCCcagcacacagaaacaaacgGCAGGGAAAAGAGCAGAGGCAGGCAAAGGAGCGGTAGCCAAGCCGGCGGGGAAGGCAACCCCTGCAGCAACAACAGGCAAACCAGCAGGGAAGCCTGGTCCTTCCAAAATGAGCTCTATTCAAAGTCAACTGGTCAGCTCCCTCAGTGTCCTGTCTGCCTTCTACTCACCAGGACAgaaggctgctgctgccagcaAACAGCAAGAACAAG cAGGTCTCAAATCTATTATGAAGAAAAATGGTGCTGCCGACAAGCAGGGAAACAAAGGAGCCAAGAAAAACCTCAAGTTTGTTGGGGTGAATGGAGG GTATGAGACGACATCCAGCGAAGAGTCCAGTGGAGATGAGAAGCCGAAGatagaggtggaggaggaagacagcTCAGAACCAGAGGTAGAGAAGGAAAAGGAGACGGAGCCTCAGCCAGAAGAGAAGCctgaggaggcagcagagagccAGCAGAAGGATGAAGAGGTCTCGGCTGAGGGGGAAGGaggtgctgcagctgcagagaagGAGGTTGAAAGAGGCCTGCTGGATCCGGAGATCAGCCAGGAGCTCCTGGAGCAACAGGCTGAAGG GGAGAAAGTTGACAAGAAGTTTATAGACGCCTGCCTTTATGTAAAAGACCGCATGGAAGAAGTTTCATCCCCGGACAAAGAAATG cGTCAGGTGTTAGTGGTGCTCTACCAGGAGTGGTTCAGAGTCTCCAGTCAAAAGGACTCGCAGGCCGATACTGTCCGATTATACCTCCGCCAAGTTGGCTTGACCACGCCCACTCTCCTGCCATACGTAGTGAACCTGACAGACGGCAATGGGAATATGGCCCTGCACTACAGTGTGTCGCATTCAAACTTCCCTGtggtcaaactgctgctggatACCG GGCTATGTGAGACGGACAATGTGAACAAGGCAGGCTATACTCCAGTGATGCTCGCTGCGCTGACGGCCGCTGAGACCCCCGATGATCTGGAG GCGGGCCAGACGGCACTCATGCTCGCGGTGAGCCACGGCCGCGTTGCCATGGTGAAGCTGCTCCTGAGCTGCGGCTCGGATGTAAATGCCCAGGACCGCGAGGGCTCCACGGCGCTGATGGGTGCCTGCgaacacggacacacacacatcgttcGTCTGCTGCTGGAGACAGGTCGCTGTGACCTCAGCCTCACGGATAAG aatggacaaacagCACAGGCGGTGGCGGATGGAGCCTCCCACCAAGACATAGTTGACCTCCTGAAGGCCCACGCTGAGTCCAGAATCTCTGAGCCCTCGTCTAGCACAGACCTCCTCTGA